Proteins co-encoded in one Hyla sarda isolate aHylSar1 chromosome 4, aHylSar1.hap1, whole genome shotgun sequence genomic window:
- the JUNB gene encoding transcription factor JunB has product MCSRMEQPFYHDDSMLSPYSRPDQSLLKATLASLNDQYRAQKPELSYYTEQPSLKMSAPELERLIIHSGPGVLNGSGGGQQLFYRGGTEEQEGFVDGFVRALDDLHKMNRDVAPPNVSLGGAGTVSPVTNTGLYGGGGDPAVYTNLSAYNCYRQPSATISYLPPATGYGHPPPQPFKEEPQTVPDTGSSRDSTPAPMSPINMEEQEKIKVERKRLRNRLAATKCRKRKLERIARLEEKVRELKSENNGLSGTAGALREQVEQLKGRVREHARHGCQLLLGGKGHTVF; this is encoded by the coding sequence ATGTGCTCTAGGATGGAGCAGCCTTTCTATCACGATGACTCCATGTTGTCCCCGTACTCCCGGCCGGACCAGTCCCTGCTGAAGGCGACCCTGGCCTCCCTGAACGACCAGTACCGGGCACAGAAGCCCGAGCTGTCCTACTACACGGAGCAGCCGAGCCTGAAGATGTCCGCCCCGGAGCTGGAGCGGCTGATCATCCACAGCGGGCCCGGGGTGTTGAATGGCTCAGGCGGGGGGCAGCAGCTCTTCTACCGGGGCGGCACGGAGGAGCAGGAGGGCTTCGTGGACGGCTTCGTGCGGGCGCTGGACGATCTGCACAAGATGAACCGGGACGTGGCGCCCCCTAACGTGTCACTGGGCGGAGCGGGCACCGTGTCCCCGGTCACCAACACCGGCCTGTACGGAGGAGGCGGAGACCCGGCCGTGTACACCAACCTGTCCGCCTACAACTGTTACCGCCAGCCGTCCGCCACCATCAGCTACCTCCCGCCCGCCACCGGCTACGGCCACCCGCCTCCTCAACCCTTCAAAGAGGAGCCGCAGACCGTCCCGGACACCGGCAGCAGCCGCGACAGCACCCCGGCCCCCATGTCACCCATCAAcatggaggagcaggagaagatcAAGGTGGAGCGGAAGCGGCTGCGGAACCGCCTGGCCGCCACCAAGTGCCGCAAGAGGAAGCTGGAGAGGATCGCCCGCCTGGAGGAGAAGGTGCGGGAGCTGAAGAGCGAGAACAACGGCCTGAGCGGAACCGCGGGGGCCCTGAGGGAGCAGGTGGAGCAGCTGAAGGGCCGGGTGCGGGAGCATGCCAGGCATGGGTGCCAGCTACTGCTGGGGGGCAAGGGCCACACCGTCTTCTGA